AGCTGGTTTGCATTGTTTGTCCCAAAGGATGCCGCCTGCATGTGGATGAGGAGAACGGCTACAAGGTAACGGGCAATTCCTGCCCGCGGGGGGAAGCCTACGGCAAAAAGGAACTGATCGCCCCCACTCGTACCCTCACCTCCACCGTGAAAATCGAAGGTGCGTCCCTCGCGCGCGTACCGGTGAAAACGG
Above is a window of Faecalispora anaeroviscerum DNA encoding:
- a CDS encoding DUF1667 domain-containing protein, giving the protein MTELVCIVCPKGCRLHVDEENGYKVTGNSCPRGEAYGKKELIAPTRTLTSTVKIEGASLARVPVKTDREIPKKDIFEAMRLLDGVTLQAPVHVGDIVVPKLLGLDANFVVTRSMNRVSDAG